The following proteins are encoded in a genomic region of Kiritimatiellia bacterium:
- a CDS encoding response regulator transcription factor — translation MKRMPEASGKKRIFIVDDHPCTRQGLASAIDARDDLCVCGEASGWHEAMEKIERLHPDVVMLDLGLPDGYGWTLIEQLKAKDALPPTIVLSMSDEEYFAPRLLRAGARGYMMKTAPLPLLVEAIHKVLAGHIAVSDRVASRLISKGTQLAADASEGVGNWDRLSDRELQVLELLRQGLRARDIAGQLGISRKTVDTYKARLMEKLGIQTDIELRGRPAGNSPPS, via the coding sequence ATGAAAAGAATGCCGGAGGCATCCGGGAAGAAGCGGATATTCATTGTTGATGACCATCCTTGCACCCGGCAAGGGCTCGCCTCCGCCATCGACGCGCGCGACGATCTCTGCGTGTGTGGCGAGGCCTCGGGATGGCACGAAGCGATGGAGAAGATCGAGCGACTTCACCCGGATGTCGTCATGCTCGACCTGGGCTTGCCCGATGGATACGGATGGACGCTGATCGAGCAGTTGAAGGCGAAGGATGCGCTGCCGCCTACGATTGTCCTTTCCATGTCGGACGAGGAGTACTTCGCGCCACGCTTGCTCCGGGCCGGGGCCCGTGGATACATGATGAAGACCGCGCCCCTTCCGCTATTGGTGGAAGCCATCCATAAGGTGCTGGCGGGTCATATCGCCGTCAGCGACAGGGTGGCGTCCCGCTTGATCTCCAAGGGTACACAACTGGCAGCGGACGCATCCGAGGGTGTCGGAAACTGGGACCGTTTGAGCGATCGGGAACTTCAGGTTCTCGAGCTCCTTCGGCAGGGACTGCGAGCCAGGGATATTGCCGGCCAGCTGGGCATCAGCCGGAAAACAGTGGATACCTACAAGGCGCGCTTGATGGAGAAACTGGGCATCCAGACGGATATCGAACTCCGTGGCCGTCCTGCGGGGAACTCCCCTCCATCGTGA
- a CDS encoding choice-of-anchor E domain-containing protein: MAILLGTGLTFSGRAATITETEVFSGIPNLTADLEFNQFDQPAWGTINSILITLVLYANGGALRVDNDSTGAASSTVGFGGQATLTSADVVLLNGSFQNPIGTVVASTSNSVSLAANDGDAEVGGTANFSAQGSDYGQVLGQSVSRSSSGEVASMFWSSLTGFIGTGSYTLTLNASQYLNLGSLGGAQQQIDPLSVSGTVSVTYDYTGDGPPPPPQTPEPSTLVLAGGSLLGWAFIQWWKRRNRDRTSRRPGS, encoded by the coding sequence ATGGCGATCCTTCTCGGAACCGGACTGACTTTTTCCGGACGGGCCGCCACCATCACGGAGACCGAGGTTTTTTCCGGCATCCCGAACCTGACGGCCGACCTGGAATTCAACCAGTTCGACCAGCCGGCGTGGGGCACGATCAATTCCATTCTCATCACGCTCGTACTGTATGCCAACGGCGGCGCGCTGCGGGTGGACAACGACAGCACGGGCGCCGCGTCAAGCACCGTCGGTTTCGGCGGGCAAGCGACCCTGACCTCGGCCGACGTCGTCTTGCTGAACGGCAGCTTCCAGAATCCGATAGGCACGGTGGTCGCCTCGACTTCCAACAGCGTGAGCCTCGCCGCCAATGACGGCGACGCGGAAGTCGGGGGAACGGCCAACTTCAGCGCGCAGGGCAGCGACTACGGGCAAGTCCTCGGCCAATCCGTGTCACGTTCTTCATCCGGAGAGGTGGCCAGCATGTTCTGGTCCTCGCTGACGGGATTCATCGGCACGGGCAGCTACACGCTCACACTCAACGCGAGCCAGTATCTGAATCTCGGCAGCCTGGGCGGGGCGCAGCAGCAGATCGATCCCTTGAGTGTCTCGGGGACGGTGAGCGTCACCTACGATTACACGGGCGACGGGCCTCCGCCTCCGCCGCAGACGCCCGAGCCCTCGACCCTGGTGCTCGCCGGAGGTTCACTGCTCGGCTGGGCCTTCATTCAATGGTGGAAGCGCAGGAACCGGGATCGAACGTCCCGTCGTCCGGGCTCCTGA
- a CDS encoding PAS domain S-box protein has protein sequence MNANLFVLMAEAMAVYLLVLWTHSLRRRAGLGPFYALLGGITAVMSWVTDAGVVVQAGGITFMVGSTVFYTALLLGVFVVYVFDGPPATRVAILTVAGVSAMVPVIAAVLHVQMRLLDAAPLGYVPLPSLRINAASVATTAADLVFLAVAWEFLGHPKFRMPAWTRAFLTLLGVMWLDVLLFATGAFAGTPGYLGIMGGTLVSRLFIALFAFPFLYAYLEWQSRETGFAMEPRPILAILKQVARARAEPDPAQQEVAARLRMEETLSGSAERYRAFLDATDDLVFIKDEDSRYLFANPAAARFCGRPLSDLLGCRDEDLMPAEAAARCRDTDRQALASDGVVVSIETVAGRVYETRKFPLPLKSGGAGVGAIIRDITENRKTEENLRFQAQLLASVGESVVATDLEGRILYWGPGAERLYGYAAAEVMGRPYRQFAGPLEPPEEEIFRRELLAKGAWRGEYVQKKRDGTLFRSATAVSLVTDGNGRPAGFIGIDRDITEPRASEQALRTSEAQLSNALQIARAGHWEYDVASDTFTFNDHFYRIFRTTAAAVGGYAMRSADYARRFCHPDDAALVAREIEAAIRTADPNSSRQIEHRILYADGQVGYIAVRFFIVKDDQGRTIRTYGVNQDITERKQAEILLREQMEELRHWNKITLGREQRILELKHEVNTLLAQANRPAKYDSVEAG, from the coding sequence GTGAACGCCAATCTGTTCGTGCTGATGGCCGAGGCGATGGCGGTCTACCTGCTGGTCCTCTGGACGCATTCCCTGCGCCGCCGCGCCGGGCTCGGGCCGTTCTACGCGCTGCTGGGCGGGATCACGGCGGTGATGTCGTGGGTGACCGACGCGGGCGTGGTGGTCCAGGCCGGCGGGATCACGTTCATGGTCGGCTCCACCGTGTTCTATACCGCGCTGCTGCTGGGCGTGTTTGTCGTGTATGTCTTCGACGGCCCGCCCGCGACGCGCGTCGCGATCCTGACCGTCGCCGGCGTCTCGGCCATGGTCCCGGTCATCGCGGCGGTGTTGCACGTGCAGATGAGGCTGCTGGACGCCGCCCCGCTCGGGTACGTGCCCCTCCCGAGCCTCCGCATCAACGCGGCGTCGGTGGCGACCACGGCGGCGGACCTGGTGTTCCTGGCCGTGGCCTGGGAGTTCCTGGGACATCCGAAGTTCCGGATGCCCGCCTGGACGCGCGCGTTCCTGACCCTGCTCGGGGTCATGTGGCTGGACGTGCTGCTCTTCGCCACCGGCGCGTTCGCGGGAACCCCGGGCTATCTCGGCATCATGGGCGGCACGCTGGTCAGCCGCTTGTTCATCGCCCTCTTCGCCTTCCCGTTCCTCTACGCCTACCTGGAGTGGCAGAGCCGCGAAACCGGGTTCGCGATGGAACCGCGCCCGATCCTGGCCATCCTGAAGCAGGTCGCCCGGGCGCGCGCGGAACCGGACCCGGCGCAACAGGAAGTCGCCGCGCGCCTGCGCATGGAGGAGACGTTGAGCGGGAGCGCGGAGCGCTACCGCGCCTTCCTTGACGCGACGGACGATCTCGTCTTCATCAAGGACGAGGACTCCCGCTATCTTTTTGCCAACCCGGCGGCCGCGCGGTTTTGCGGCCGCCCGCTTTCAGACCTCCTGGGGTGTCGCGACGAGGACCTGATGCCGGCCGAGGCGGCCGCCCGCTGCCGGGATACCGACCGGCAGGCCCTGGCCTCGGACGGCGTCGTGGTGTCGATCGAGACCGTCGCCGGCCGCGTGTACGAGACCCGCAAGTTCCCCCTGCCGCTCAAGAGCGGCGGCGCAGGGGTCGGCGCCATCATCCGCGATATCACCGAGAACCGGAAGACAGAGGAGAACCTTCGCTTTCAGGCGCAGTTGCTGGCCAGCGTCGGCGAATCGGTCGTCGCCACGGACCTGGAAGGCCGGATTCTCTACTGGGGGCCGGGCGCCGAGAGGCTGTACGGCTACGCGGCCGCGGAGGTCATGGGCCGGCCTTACCGGCAGTTCGCCGGCCCCCTCGAGCCGCCGGAGGAGGAGATCTTCCGCCGCGAACTGCTCGCGAAGGGCGCCTGGCGGGGCGAGTATGTACAGAAAAAGCGCGACGGCACGCTGTTCCGGTCCGCCACGGCGGTGTCGCTCGTGACCGACGGGAACGGGCGGCCCGCGGGATTCATCGGCATCGACCGGGACATCACGGAACCGAGGGCGTCGGAGCAGGCGCTGCGCACGAGCGAGGCCCAGTTGTCCAACGCGTTGCAGATCGCGCGCGCCGGCCACTGGGAGTACGACGTGGCCAGCGACACGTTCACCTTCAACGACCACTTCTACCGGATCTTCCGCACCACGGCCGCCGCGGTGGGCGGATATGCGATGCGGTCCGCGGACTACGCGCGCCGGTTCTGCCACCCGGACGATGCCGCGCTGGTGGCCCGGGAAATCGAGGCGGCCATCCGGACCGCCGACCCGAATTCCAGTCGCCAGATCGAGCACCGCATTCTCTATGCCGACGGACAGGTCGGGTACATCGCCGTGCGATTTTTCATCGTGAAGGACGACCAGGGACGGACGATCCGCACGTACGGCGTGAACCAGGATATCACGGAACGCAAACAGGCCGAGATCCTGCTCCGCGAGCAGATGGAGGAACTCCGGCACTGGAACAAGATCACGCTGGGCCGCGAGCAGCGGATCCTGGAGCTGAAGCACGAGGTCAACACCCTGCTGGCCCAGGCGAACCGGCCGGCGAAATACGACAGCGTGGAGGCAGGATGA
- a CDS encoding transporter substrate-binding domain-containing protein has translation MKTGRQMYAGMALLLAVHAAAAADAPILSGCEYDYPPYCVVAPDGQAGGFSVELLRAALKTMGREVTFKVGAWSEIKQDLAEGRLQTLPLVGRTPEREALYDFTIPYLPVHGTIVVRADNQDIRTTADLKGRQVAVLKGDNAEEYLRRSDFGATIVPRPSFETALRELSAGQHDAVVIQKLVAVQLMRQAGITNLQAVGPPLKDFTQSLCFAVREGDKDLLDILNEGLSIVMADGTFRRLHTKWFAELEAEGRLRSRIVVGGDNAYPPYEFLDERGRPAGFNVDLTRAIARRMGLHVDIRLDTWAAVRTGLERGEVDVLQGMFYSAERDETISFSPPHSIVQYAVVVRRGSPLPQGATDLKGLTLLVQNRDIMHDWAAARGLGAQVEPVDSQNTALGRLRAGAGDAALVSVVQAHYWIQHHGWADLDVSEAALFSPEYCYAVRRGNERLLALFSEGLAALKASGEYRQIQARWLGPYEPSGVPVRRVIALLLGALALAAFFAVTGVVLRRQVHRRTAELRASEALWRSYVEYAPYAIFIGDKQGRHVQVNPEACRITGYSQEEMRAMGLTDFLAPESREAGLRDFARLKETGEARGEYAFVTKSGERRWWTIAAVKLTEDRYLGYVSDVTERRAGENKIRAAQEETQGLLEEARLARRALLSLVEDQRLAQEQLRTLTERQDALLSAVPDIIMEVDANKVYTWANPAGLEFFGPDVIGREARYYFEGEQDTYRRVQPLFDGRGEVIYLESLQRRHDGQKRLLAWWCRVLKDEKGRVTGALSTARDITDQKNLEEQFRQAQKIDAVGRLAGGVAHDFNNMLGVILGHAEMALEQVKPMQPVYEDLQEIQRAAQRSADLTRQLLAFARKQTVEPRVLNLNETVSGMLKMLRRLIGEDIELVWQPGPGLWPVCIDPVQVDQVLANLAVNARDAIRGVGQLTIRTENVTVRPADLAAHADASAGEYILLKVSDTGAGMDQATMAHLFEPFFTTKGLGKGTGLGLATLYGVVKQNHGFIDVDSRPGRGTAFNIYLPRALEEETGEPAKEGPSSVAGTETILFVEDSESLVKLVTTLLKKRGYNVLAAGLPTAALEMVRNYPNPIHLLIADVIMPGMNGREMADLIRAQRPEIRVIYMSGYTADVIAHHGVLEPGVDFLQKPVYGKSLLAKIREVLDRESGAPGAESKA, from the coding sequence ATGAAGACGGGGCGCCAGATGTACGCGGGAATGGCGTTGCTGCTGGCCGTCCATGCGGCGGCCGCCGCGGATGCGCCCATTCTCTCGGGCTGCGAGTACGACTATCCGCCCTACTGCGTGGTCGCCCCGGACGGCCAGGCCGGCGGGTTCTCCGTGGAGTTGCTCCGGGCCGCGCTCAAGACGATGGGCCGCGAGGTGACCTTCAAGGTCGGAGCGTGGTCCGAGATCAAGCAGGACCTTGCCGAGGGGCGGCTCCAGACCCTTCCGCTCGTGGGCCGGACGCCGGAGCGCGAGGCGCTCTACGATTTCACCATCCCGTACCTTCCCGTTCACGGGACGATCGTGGTGCGGGCCGACAACCAGGACATCCGGACGACCGCCGACCTGAAAGGCCGGCAGGTGGCCGTGCTGAAGGGCGACAACGCGGAGGAGTACCTGCGGCGCTCGGACTTCGGCGCAACGATCGTGCCGCGGCCCTCGTTTGAAACCGCCCTGCGCGAGCTGTCCGCCGGGCAGCACGACGCGGTGGTCATCCAGAAACTCGTCGCCGTTCAGCTCATGCGGCAGGCCGGGATTACGAACCTGCAGGCCGTCGGCCCGCCTCTGAAGGATTTCACGCAGAGCCTTTGCTTTGCCGTGCGCGAGGGGGACAAGGATCTGCTGGACATCCTGAACGAGGGGCTCTCCATCGTCATGGCGGACGGCACGTTCCGGCGGCTGCACACGAAGTGGTTCGCAGAGCTTGAGGCGGAGGGTCGGCTTCGCAGCCGAATCGTGGTCGGCGGCGACAACGCGTATCCCCCGTACGAGTTCCTGGACGAGCGCGGCCGGCCCGCGGGATTCAACGTGGACCTGACGCGGGCCATCGCCCGGCGCATGGGGCTGCACGTGGATATCCGGCTGGATACCTGGGCGGCCGTGCGGACAGGGCTGGAGCGCGGCGAGGTGGACGTGCTGCAGGGCATGTTCTACTCTGCCGAGCGGGACGAGACCATAAGCTTTTCCCCGCCGCACTCGATCGTTCAGTACGCGGTGGTCGTGCGCCGGGGTTCTCCGCTCCCGCAGGGGGCGACGGATTTGAAGGGGCTCACCCTTCTCGTGCAGAACCGCGACATCATGCACGACTGGGCCGCGGCCCGGGGTCTGGGCGCGCAGGTGGAACCCGTGGACTCCCAGAACACCGCGCTCGGCCGCCTGCGCGCGGGGGCCGGCGACGCCGCCCTTGTGTCGGTCGTCCAGGCCCACTACTGGATCCAGCACCACGGGTGGGCGGACCTCGACGTGTCCGAGGCCGCCCTGTTCTCGCCGGAGTATTGCTACGCCGTCCGCCGGGGGAACGAACGGTTGCTCGCCCTGTTTTCCGAGGGGCTGGCCGCGCTCAAGGCCTCGGGCGAGTACCGGCAGATCCAGGCCCGCTGGCTGGGCCCCTACGAGCCCTCCGGCGTGCCGGTGCGCCGGGTCATCGCCCTGTTGCTGGGCGCGCTGGCGCTGGCCGCGTTCTTCGCGGTCACGGGCGTGGTGCTGCGCCGGCAGGTTCACCGGCGCACGGCGGAGCTGCGCGCGAGCGAGGCCCTGTGGCGCAGCTACGTGGAGTATGCCCCCTACGCCATCTTCATCGGCGACAAGCAGGGCCGGCACGTGCAGGTCAATCCCGAGGCCTGCCGGATCACGGGCTACAGCCAGGAGGAGATGAGGGCCATGGGGCTGACCGATTTCCTGGCCCCCGAATCGCGCGAGGCCGGCCTGCGGGACTTCGCCCGGCTGAAGGAGACGGGTGAGGCGCGGGGCGAGTACGCCTTCGTGACGAAAAGCGGCGAAAGACGTTGGTGGACCATCGCCGCCGTCAAGCTGACGGAGGATCGCTACCTCGGCTACGTGAGCGACGTGACCGAGCGCCGGGCCGGCGAGAACAAGATCCGGGCCGCGCAGGAGGAGACGCAGGGCCTGCTGGAGGAGGCCCGGCTGGCCCGGCGCGCCCTGTTGAGCCTGGTCGAAGACCAGCGGCTGGCCCAGGAGCAGCTTCGCACCCTCACCGAGCGGCAGGACGCGCTGCTCTCCGCCGTCCCGGACATCATCATGGAAGTGGACGCGAACAAGGTGTACACGTGGGCCAATCCGGCCGGCCTCGAGTTCTTCGGGCCCGACGTGATCGGGCGCGAGGCGCGGTACTACTTCGAGGGCGAACAGGACACGTACCGGCGCGTCCAGCCGCTCTTCGACGGCCGGGGCGAGGTGATCTACCTGGAGAGCCTGCAGCGGCGCCATGACGGGCAGAAGCGCCTGCTGGCCTGGTGGTGCCGCGTGTTGAAGGACGAAAAAGGCCGGGTGACCGGCGCGCTCTCCACCGCCCGCGACATCACCGACCAGAAGAACCTGGAGGAGCAGTTCCGCCAGGCGCAGAAGATCGACGCCGTCGGCCGCCTGGCCGGCGGCGTGGCCCACGACTTCAACAACATGCTCGGCGTCATCCTCGGCCACGCGGAGATGGCCTTGGAGCAGGTCAAGCCCATGCAGCCGGTGTACGAGGATCTCCAGGAAATCCAGCGGGCGGCGCAGCGCTCCGCCGACCTCACCCGCCAGTTGCTCGCTTTCGCCCGCAAGCAGACCGTCGAGCCGCGCGTCCTGAATCTCAACGAGACCGTCTCCGGCATGCTCAAGATGCTCCGCCGGCTGATCGGCGAGGATATCGAGCTGGTCTGGCAGCCCGGCCCCGGCCTCTGGCCCGTGTGCATCGATCCCGTCCAGGTGGACCAGGTCCTCGCCAACCTCGCCGTCAACGCGCGGGACGCCATCCGCGGCGTCGGGCAGCTCACCATCCGCACCGAGAACGTGACCGTGAGGCCGGCGGATCTCGCCGCCCACGCCGACGCCTCGGCGGGCGAGTACATCCTGCTCAAGGTCAGCGACACCGGCGCCGGCATGGACCAGGCCACCATGGCGCATCTCTTCGAGCCGTTTTTCACCACCAAGGGGCTGGGCAAGGGCACGGGGCTGGGCCTGGCGACCCTCTACGGCGTGGTCAAGCAGAACCACGGTTTTATCGACGTGGACAGCCGGCCGGGCCGGGGCACCGCCTTCAACATCTACCTGCCGCGGGCCCTCGAGGAGGAGACGGGCGAGCCGGCGAAGGAAGGCCCATCCTCCGTCGCGGGCACGGAAACCATCCTGTTCGTCGAGGACTCCGAATCGCTGGTCAAGCTGGTGACGACGCTCCTGAAGAAGCGGGGCTATAACGTCCTGGCCGCCGGCCTGCCGACCGCCGCCTTGGAAATGGTCCGGAACTACCCGAACCCCATCCACCTGCTCATCGCCGACGTGATCATGCCCGGCATGAACGGCCGCGAAATGGCGGATCTTATCCGGGCGCAGCGGCCGGAGATCCGGGTCATTTACATGTCCGGTTACACGGCTGACGTCATCGCCCATCACGGCGTGCTGGAGCCCGGCGTGGACTTCCTGCAGAAACCGGTGTACGGGAAATCGTTGTTGGCGAAGATCCGGGAAGTGCTGGACCGCGAGTCCGGCGCCCCCGGCGCGGAATCGAAAGCGTGA
- a CDS encoding response regulator, giving the protein MSEILAGQMDYALLISGMAWLFAAAAAWGLAREPAPAGAWRWLAWFGVAQGLADWTDILLLIRPAAPGLLLARLLLLLFASLALVEFAAARFRPAVRGALVRHAAVFILVGMAFLGGAAGVPGFLAALRPLLLLPAGLFAAAALWRPGGAATPASDRLPVAAGGLAGYVLVQGLVLPAVPLGIAGWLPTEPLFAAVLRVPPELVRMAGAILAGSALLGHYNRMVRAASPEGIARRGPSPLLGLTLAMAGILSVGWLLTQTAGRTRAAAMRNEIRLRTQIAAAAVPREPVLALRWGDADLESAGYQALKALMMSLRAANADLRFASLMGVRDGESYVLVDSEPPDSPDYSPPGQHYAEADPEYNRLLARAEDFVIGPLYDRWGAWMTGAAPVARPDPGTVVALALDLDAGGWAVQVALARLPMLLLVLLVSGLVAVFFAIQGRTREAARVKAALADRIRSQQEAIVSLARSGVPASGDFAAAARELTERASAAMRVERVSAWLGQPGTGSLRCVDLFERSTGRHSSGMIVQAENCPRYFEALATDRAIDASDAPRDPRTAELQADYLAPLRIASLLDAPIRVSGQVEGVVSFEQVGTPRTWQADEIRFAGELADHAAQALLAADRARSAAERKELDDRMRQVQKLESLGILAGGIAHDFNNLLMPIMGHADMMSEELPADFPYQANLKEIVGLTEKAADLCRQMLAYAGRGHPSAEPQDLSRLMLKMHAMLEVAVARRAGLEYRMAGSLPPVNVDAAQFRQVVMNLVLNAAEAVEARSTGDGRIVISMGLADVARGYLDACAPGTSAPPGRYVFLDVQDNGEGMSAETLARVFDPFFSTRFVGRGLGLPATLGIVHSHGGAIHMESQPGEGSTFRLLLPPAAAQPAIPAPARPPAWRGHGTVLLVDDEAPVRHVARLMLEKIGFRVRTAADGREALEQFQAQGGDIDIVLLDLTMPGLKGNLVLDELRRIRPGVRVVLSSGFEERDVRSRIAGAEDVGFIQKPYTQAKLAEQLGRWMDSSPGREGEGT; this is encoded by the coding sequence ATGAGTGAGATCCTGGCCGGTCAGATGGACTATGCCCTGCTGATCAGCGGGATGGCGTGGCTGTTCGCGGCCGCGGCGGCCTGGGGCCTGGCCCGCGAGCCCGCGCCGGCCGGCGCCTGGCGCTGGTTGGCCTGGTTCGGCGTGGCCCAGGGCCTGGCCGACTGGACGGATATCCTCCTGTTGATCCGGCCGGCGGCGCCGGGCCTGCTGCTCGCCCGTCTCCTGCTCCTGCTCTTCGCGTCCCTTGCGCTGGTGGAATTTGCGGCCGCCCGTTTCCGACCGGCCGTCCGCGGCGCGCTCGTCCGGCACGCCGCCGTCTTTATCCTGGTCGGCATGGCCTTCCTGGGCGGCGCGGCCGGCGTGCCGGGATTCCTGGCGGCGCTGCGTCCGCTGCTGCTTCTCCCCGCCGGACTTTTCGCCGCGGCGGCGTTGTGGCGGCCGGGCGGGGCCGCCACGCCGGCATCGGATCGTTTGCCGGTGGCCGCCGGAGGCCTGGCCGGCTATGTTCTGGTCCAAGGGTTGGTTCTTCCCGCCGTTCCGCTGGGGATCGCCGGCTGGCTGCCGACGGAGCCGCTGTTTGCCGCTGTGCTGCGCGTCCCGCCTGAACTGGTCCGCATGGCGGGCGCCATCCTGGCCGGTTCGGCGCTGCTCGGCCACTACAACCGCATGGTTCGCGCCGCGTCGCCGGAAGGCATCGCGCGCCGCGGCCCTTCGCCGCTCCTGGGGCTGACGCTGGCCATGGCGGGCATCTTGTCCGTCGGGTGGCTGTTGACCCAGACCGCCGGGCGCACGCGCGCGGCGGCCATGCGGAATGAAATCCGGCTGCGCACACAGATCGCCGCCGCCGCCGTGCCGCGCGAACCGGTCCTTGCCCTGCGATGGGGCGATGCGGACCTCGAGTCCGCCGGCTACCAGGCGCTCAAGGCGCTCATGATGAGCCTGCGCGCGGCGAACGCCGATCTTCGCTTCGCCTCCCTGATGGGCGTGCGGGACGGGGAATCCTACGTGCTGGTGGATTCGGAGCCGCCCGATTCGCCGGACTACTCGCCGCCCGGCCAGCACTACGCCGAGGCGGACCCGGAGTACAATCGCCTCCTGGCCCGGGCCGAGGACTTCGTCATCGGCCCGCTCTATGATCGCTGGGGCGCCTGGATGACCGGCGCCGCGCCGGTCGCCCGGCCCGATCCCGGCACGGTCGTGGCCCTGGCGCTGGACCTGGACGCCGGAGGCTGGGCCGTCCAGGTCGCCCTGGCGCGTCTGCCGATGCTGCTCCTCGTGCTGCTGGTCAGCGGGCTGGTCGCGGTGTTCTTCGCGATCCAGGGCCGGACCCGGGAGGCCGCTCGCGTCAAGGCCGCCCTGGCGGACCGGATCCGATCCCAGCAGGAGGCCATCGTCAGCCTGGCCCGCTCCGGCGTCCCGGCCTCGGGTGATTTTGCCGCCGCCGCGCGGGAACTTACGGAACGGGCGTCGGCGGCCATGAGAGTCGAGCGGGTCAGCGCCTGGCTCGGTCAACCGGGAACGGGAAGCCTGCGCTGCGTGGATTTGTTCGAGCGCTCCACGGGCCGGCATTCGAGCGGTATGATCGTGCAGGCCGAGAACTGCCCGCGCTATTTCGAAGCCCTGGCGACGGACCGCGCCATCGATGCGTCCGACGCGCCGCGCGATCCGCGCACGGCGGAATTGCAGGCCGACTACCTTGCCCCGCTGCGCATCGCCTCGCTGCTGGATGCCCCCATCCGGGTTTCCGGCCAGGTCGAGGGCGTGGTGAGTTTCGAGCAGGTCGGAACGCCGCGAACCTGGCAGGCGGACGAGATCCGGTTCGCCGGCGAACTGGCCGACCATGCGGCCCAGGCGCTGCTGGCCGCCGATCGCGCCCGCTCGGCGGCGGAGCGCAAGGAACTGGATGACCGCATGCGGCAGGTACAGAAGCTGGAATCGCTGGGGATCCTGGCCGGAGGCATTGCCCACGATTTCAACAACCTGCTCATGCCGATCATGGGCCACGCGGACATGATGAGCGAGGAACTGCCCGCCGACTTCCCCTATCAGGCCAACCTCAAGGAAATCGTTGGCTTGACCGAGAAGGCCGCCGATCTTTGCCGCCAGATGCTGGCCTACGCGGGCCGCGGGCATCCGTCCGCCGAGCCGCAGGACCTGTCCCGGCTGATGCTGAAAATGCACGCCATGCTGGAAGTGGCCGTGGCCCGGCGGGCGGGGCTGGAGTACCGGATGGCCGGATCCCTGCCGCCGGTCAACGTGGATGCGGCGCAGTTCCGGCAGGTCGTGATGAACCTGGTGCTCAATGCCGCCGAGGCCGTGGAGGCGCGGAGCACCGGGGATGGGCGGATTGTTATCTCGATGGGCCTGGCGGACGTGGCGCGGGGCTACCTGGATGCATGCGCCCCCGGCACCTCCGCCCCGCCGGGGCGCTACGTGTTTCTAGACGTCCAAGATAACGGCGAGGGCATGAGTGCCGAGACGCTCGCGCGGGTGTTCGATCCGTTTTTCTCCACCCGCTTTGTCGGCCGCGGCCTCGGTCTTCCCGCGACACTTGGCATCGTGCACAGCCACGGCGGGGCGATTCACATGGAAAGCCAGCCCGGCGAAGGATCGACGTTCCGTCTCCTGCTGCCGCCGGCCGCCGCCCAACCGGCTATCCCCGCCCCGGCACGTCCCCCCGCGTGGCGCGGGCACGGCACGGTCCTGCTGGTGGACGATGAGGCGCCTGTTCGCCATGTGGCCCGGCTGATGCTGGAGAAAATAGGGTTCCGGGTCCGGACGGCGGCGGACGGGCGGGAGGCCCTCGAGCAGTTCCAGGCGCAAGGCGGCGATATCGACATCGTCCTGCTGGACCTGACCATGCCGGGCCTGAAGGGCAACCTGGTGCTCGACGAACTGCGGCGAATCCGGCCCGGGGTGCGCGTGGTTCTATCGAGCGGTTTCGAGGAAAGGGATGTGCGATCCCGGATTGCGGGTGCCGAGGATGTCGGCTTCATTCAAAAACCCTATACCCAGGCCAAGTTGGCCGAGCAACTCGGCCGCTGGATGGATTCCTCCCCGGGCCGCGAGGGCGAAGGAACATGA